DNA from uncultured Desulfovibrio sp.:
ATCGTAATAAACTTTCATCTGAACATCCTCTGAGATCACTCACGGTTAGACAAAAAAATACATCCCTTGCCGCCCTTGCGGCAAGGACAGAGGGGGGGCCGACTGGATACGGCGGGCAAGGCCGCCTGTGGGACGCTTTGCCAATGACCCGGGCTGGTTTATATGGATATACTCACCACTCCGACCTCATGCGCGTTGTCAAGGAGACCTTGTGGGCCATTGACACGCTCACGGGCTAACGCTCCTGTAATCTCGCGGCGCAAGGCCGCGCGACCGGATTCTTTACGCGTGGTGGCAGCCATGCCTTGCGGTGTGTTTTGTGCCAAACACCCCCGGCAAAAGGCCGCACTTCGCGTCCCGGAACCCTAATCCGTTTTCTTGGAACGACGCATGGCAACTGCGCCTGTGCGCGCCAGTTCCTTGATTCCAAACCGTTGCAGCAGGCTGATGATGGCGTCCAGCTTATTCTGGTCGCCAGTGGCCTCAATGGTCATCTCATTGGGGCTTACATCAACCACCTTGCAGCGGAATATTTCAACAGTTCGCAGAATTTCGCCCCGCATGGGGCCTTCTGCCTGCACTTTGACAAAGATCATTTCACGCGCCACAGCGGGAATATCCGCAAAATCCACCACCTTGATGACCGAAACAATCTTGTGGAGCTGCTTCATGATCTGCTCCAGAATAAGACTGTCGCCATCGGTGGTGATGGTCATGTGCGAAACGCCCTCTTCCAGGGCCGGGGCCACATTGAGCGAATGAATATTGAAGCCGCGCCCGCTGAACAGGCCAGCCACGCGGGAAAGCACGCCGGGTTCGTTTTCCACCAGCACGGAAAGCACATGTCGTTGCATAGCCATCTCCCTTACACCAGCAACATTTCATCAAGCGCCGCACCGGCGGGCACGATGGGGTACACGTTTTCTTCGCGCTCTACCACCACGTCAATGAAGGCAGGGTTGGGCGAAGCAAGGGCCTTTTCAAGCACGGCCCGCATGTCTTCAGCCTTTTCAATGCGATAGCCTTCGGCCCCGTAGGCCTCGGCCAGCTTCACAAAGTCGGGCTGGGCTTCCATGTTGGTGGAACTGTAGTTGTTGTTGTAAAAGAGCTCCTGCCACTGCCGCACCATGCCCAGATAGCGGTTGTTCAGAATGACGACCTTGATGGGCAGCCTGTTGGCAACCACGGTTGCCAACTCCTGAATATTCATCTGCAGCGAGGCGTCGCCTGCCACGGCAATGACCTTTTTATCCGGAAAGGCAAACTGCGCCCCCACCGAAGCGGGAAAGCCGTAGCCCATGGTGCCTAGGCCCCCGCTGGTCAGCAGGGTGCGCGGCTTGGTGAACGAATAGAACTGGGCCACCCACATCTGGTGCTGGCCCACCTCGGTGGCGATGATGGCATCGCCGCCGGTGATGTCATACAGGGCCTCAATGACCGACTGCGGCTTGATATTGCCGTTTTCCTGATAGCACAGGGGCTTGCTTGCCTTCCATTCGGCCACGGCCGCAATCCAGGCGGCATGTTCACCCGCCCAGTCCTTGTTTTCCAGCTTGGCCTCGCAGATTTCTGCAATGCCCTCCAGCGCCAGGCGGCAATCACCCACCACAGGAACATGCACCTCCACATTCTTGCGAATGGATGTGGGGTCAATGTCGATGTGCACAATGCGGGCCTTGGGCGCAAAGGCCGCCAGCCTGCCGGTAACGCGGTCGTCAAAGCGCGCGCCCACGCACATCAGCACATCACAGTTGTTGATGGCAAGGTTAGCCGCGTAGGTGCCGTGCATGCCCACCATGCCCAGCCACAGGGGGTCTGTGGCCGGAAAAGCCCCAAGCCCCATGAGGGTGCAGGTTACGGGTATGTTCAGCTTGCGCGCAAGGCTCGTTAGAGCCTCTGCCCCATTGGACAGAATAACCCCGCCGCCCGCCAGAATCACCGGGCGCTCGGCCTTTGCCAGTTCTTCCACCGAGCGGCGCAACTGGTTCAGGTTGGGCTTGTAGGTGGGGTTGTAGCTGCGCATGTAGACGTCTTCAGGCCAGACAAATTCCGCCCGCTTCTGCATGACGTCCTTGGGCAGATCCACCAGTACCGGGCCGGGACGGCCCGAACGCGCAAGGTAAAAGGCCTGACGGATGGTCAATGCCAGCTTGGTGATATCCTTGACCAGAAAATTATGTTTGGTGCAGGGCCGGGTAATACCCACGATATCCACTTCCTGAAAGGCATCGTTGCCGATCAGCTGGGTGGGCACCTGCCCGGTGAACACCACCAGAGGAATGGAATCGGAGTAGGCTGTGGCTATGCCCGTGACCGTATTGGTGGCTCCAGGCCCCGAGGTGACCAGGCATACACCGGTCTTGCCCGAGGCACGGGCATAGCCGTCAGCCGCGTGCACAGCTCCTTGCTCGTGCCGTACCAGCACATGGCGTAGCTCGGGATGTCGCGGTAGTTCATCATAAATATCAATGACCGCACCGCCCGGATAACCGAACAGCACATCCACGCCCTCTCGCTTCATGGACTCAAGGAGAATCTGCGCACCAGTACATTCCATGTCCGACTCCTTAAAAAAAGCCCGGCTATCCTTGTTTCTTCAGACGATCAAGAACGGCCATGAGCTGGGTTTTTCCTTCGAGCTTCTGCTTTTTCAATTGCTTGAGCGTCTGCTCTTCAGTGGGCGAACGGAAGGCCTTGCCTTCGAGCTTTTCCACCTGTTTTTCGTAGAGCACGTGATCTTCCCAAAGGGATTTCAGCTCCGGATCAGTGGCAGCGTACTTTTCCAGCAGTTCCAGTTCTTGCTGATCCATAAGAAATCTCCATTGTTAGATGTTCATAGGCTGTTGCCTGCGCATCAACTGAGGCTTTTGCTCAAGGTGACATCAGCCCGCCTGTGCCGTTGCGCCGATGTGGCTTTGTGCAGCGCGGCTACAAGTCATATGGGCTTATTCTCCTGGCGCGGATTCTCAGACATCCGCATGGAGCATATGAAAAAATCAGTCCTCCGGCGGCGCCAGTTCTTTTAATGAAGCGTCATCGCGTACTGAGCCAGCGAGGCTATGACAATCCGGTTAAACAGCTCAATGGCCAGCAGCACCACCACGGGCGAAAAATCCATGCCGCTTGAATAGGTAAACGGCAACCATTTGCGCACGCGGTAAAACACAGGCTCCGTAAGGGTGCGCAAGGTGCGCACAATAGGATTGTAGGGATCGGGGCGCACCCACGTGAGCACAGCCGCGATAATGACAATCCAGAAATAAAGACTAAGCAGAGACCCGAGCACCAGGGCAATAGCGCTCATGGTATTGGCAACAACAATCATGCGCCCTCCAGCGTGGCTTTCTTTTGTATTCGCAGCGGGGTTAAGCCTTACAGGCCGGAAACAGGCGGCAGCACTGCGGCCAGCGCATTGTGCAGACCGGGATAATCCGCCACCGTAATCTCTCCCCGTAACGGGCCGCCATTAAATGCGGCAAATATCACGCCCGCCCCCCCGGCTGCCTCCTTGTCGTGCTCGCTGTCGCCAACAAAAAGCACCTGCTGCGGAGGGCATTGCCACGCGGCACATATGTGCCGCGTTCCCTCGGGCGAAGGCTTGGGTGCGGCTGTATCCGCCGCGACCACAGGATTAAAATAGGAGGGCAGGGAAAAAATGTCCAGAACCGTTTGTATTCCATCGAGCTTTCGATTGGTGTGCACGGCCATGCGCACCCCCCTGCTCCGCAGATTGCCGATAAAGTCCATAAAACCGGGCTGTAAGCGCAGCATGGGGACGATATCGCGCTGGTAAATAACCTCGTGGCGAATAACATGGTCGATCTGCCCGTGCAGGGATGGCGGCACAATATGCAGCAAGGCCTGACGCGATGTAGCCATGAAACAGTAGTTTTCCTGTTCAATGGTCATGGGCGGCAGGCCAAACCAGGCGAGAACACGATTGTAAAAGATGTTGTTCGCCTCGCGCGAATCAATCATCACGCCGTCGCAGTCAAAGATCACGCCAGCAATGCCGTGAGGGAACAAACCTTGCGCGGTGAGCTGCTGCGCCTGCTGGCTGCTCATGCTCCGGCCCTCCAGGTGATCCACACCCGCTCGGCATCAAGCGGCGGCTGCCCTGCGGGACGGGTATGCCCAAGCAGTTTCCAGCCTGGAGCGCGGACTTCTACCGCCATTGGCAACGGCGAACCTGCGGGGGCTGAGTCAGAAGCTGCGCCAGACGCGCCAATCAAAGCCTGACGGTCTGGAGCGGGGTCAAAAGTCAGAAGGTCCAGCACGTCTTCACGCATGGCCCCTTCAATAATAATAGGCGCATGGGGCGGCACAAAATAGAGCGCGTTGGCCACCACCAGCCGCCACGGCGGCACAAGCCCGGCATCAAGGGCTATGGGCGAGCCAAGGCGCACAAGGTCGCCCGTAAGCACATCCGGCATTAGTCCGGCAAGGTCTTCATCAGGGTCAACACCCAGAGAAGCTGCCAGCCCGCCCGCGTTTTTGGTAAAATGCGCGGTCAGCTCCGCCAGATCAACCAGGCGTTCCTCCTGCTGCCAGACCCAGAGCAGGGCCTTCTGCGCCTGAGTACGCGCAAGCAGCTCCTTGCGGGCCGCCTCTGCCGCCAGAGCGGCTGCGGCGTCGCCATCAGATTTTTTAAGGCCGGAGAGCATTGCCATTTCTGAACTGCGGCGCGCGGCACGCGCGTTGCCGACGGCGGCAGCGCCTACCGGCAGGCCGGAAAGGGCCGCATCGCCCAACTGTTGCAGATCGCCAAGGCAGGCCACGGCCTCGCGGGGTGAAAAGGGATAGGTATCCGGGCAAAAAAAACCTTCGGCAGGCGCATCAGGCAGACCGGGCCACAGGCGCAAAGCGCCAGCCCAGTGAGGGTCTGATCCTTTTCCGGCGGCAGAGGCCTGGCCGGACTGAGCGGACGCTTCAAAAGCGTGCAAAGGCAATGGGCCGCGAAGCAATGGCAAAAGAATGGGGAAACTTTCTGTCATCATACTTCCTTTTGAGTCCTTAAGCATAGCCAGAGGACGCCCGAAGCGCAAGCCGCATGGCCCCATGGCGGAAGTTTTTTGCGGCGGGCTGTCCTGTTGCGGAGCATGGCAGGTATCATATTGTCAGGTGCGGCTTATTGACATATATACACGCCAGCAAAGCCGCCCATGTGTGGCATGCAGACATCATCACCAGCCGGCCTCCGGCTCAGAAGGAGTAGAAAGATATGGAACAGGGCACCATCCGCCTGAAGACAGGCCTTGCTGAAATGCTCAAAGGCGGCGTGATCATGGACGTCACCACTCCCGAACAGGCTAAAATCGCCGAAGCAGCGGGAGCCTGCGCAGTCATGGCCCTGGAACGCGTACCTGCCGATATTCGCGCCGCAGGCGGCGTGGCCCGTATGGCCGACCCCACCATCGTCAAGCGCATCATGGAAGTGGTGAGCATTCCCGTCATGGCCAAGGCCCGTATCGGCCACTTTGTTGAAGCCCGCATTCTTGAGGCTCTGGGCGCCGACTACATTGACGAAAGTGAAGTGCTCACCCCTGCTGACGACAAATACCATATCGACAAGCGCGATTTTACCGTGCCTTTCGTGTGCGGCTGCCGCAATCTGGGGGAAGCCCTGCGCCGCATCGCCGAAGGTGCAGCCATGATCCGCACCAAGGGCGAACCCGGCACCGGCAACGTGGTTGAAGCCGTGCGCCACTGCCGTCAGGTTATGGACGACGTGCGCAAGCTGTGCAGCCTGCCCGAAGCCGAAGTTGCCAACTACGCCAAAGAAATCGGCGCACCCCTTGAAGTGTGCTACGCCGTGCGCAAGGAAGGCCGCCTGCCCGTGGTGAACTTTGCCGCTGGCGGCATCGCCACCCCCGCTGACGCCGCCATGATGATGCACCTCGGCTGCGACGGCGTGTTTGTCGGCTCCGGCATCTTCAAATCAGGCGACCCTGCCAAGCGCGCCAAGGCCATTGTGCAGGCCGTGACCAACTACAATGATTTCGCCATGCTGGCCGAAATCTCCCGCGATCTGGGCGAACCCATGGTGGGCATTGAAATTTCCACCATTCCTTCTGCCCAGCGCATGCAGGAACGGGGTTGGTAATGTCGCAGCTTTGCGTAGGCGTTCTGGCTCTTCAGGGAGCCTTTCGCGAGCATGTGGCCGCTGTTGCCAGCCTTGGCGCAATGGCCCGCGAGGTGCGCCAGCTCAAGGATATTGAGGGCATCGATGCCCTGATCATTCCCGGCGGCGAAAGCACTACCATCGGCAAACTGCTTAATGAATGGAACATGCTTGAGCCCCTGCGCCAGCGCATACTCGACGGCATGCCTGTTTACGGCAGTTGCGCCGGGCTTATACTGCTGTGCCGCGACATTGAAAACTCGGACCAGCCCCGCCTCGGCGTGCTTGACGCCACCGTGCGACGCAACGCCTTTGGCAGGCAGGTGGACAGTTTTGAAACCAACCTGAGCATACCCGAGATCGGGGCCCCCCCCCTCCCGGCTGTTTTCATTCGCGCTCCTGTCATTACTGGCGTGGGCGCGGGTGTAAAGGTGCTGGCTGAGGTTGACGGTCAGGCGGTAGCCGTGCGCCAGAACAATATTCTGGCCACGTCCTTCCACCCCGAGCTTACGCCAGACACGCGCATGCACAGCTACTTTCTGTCCTTCTGCGGCAAGTAGGCCGCTGCGGCAATCCGCCGATAAAGCCTGATATAAAGCCCGTCCCGCATTGCGGGGCGGGCTTTTTTGCATAGGGCCCCCCCCGCATTTTCTGCCCGCCATTCCGCTTCTCTCTCCATCACTTTGCCGCCAACATGACGCACAAATTCACCTTGGCGTCACCATAACGCAAACCAGCACGTTCATGATGCCCCAAGAGCAACAGTTCAACCATCGAAAATTCTCCGAAGGAGGCAGACATGGACAATTTGCACACTTTGCAGCGTCTTCAGGGCGAACTGAACGAAGAAATGCACCGTCTCACCCTGCTGCGCGATGTTTTTCAGGCTCAGCACTGCGCGGACGAACTGGACGCGGCCAGCCACCTTGAGGCGGCCCACATAGCCCATTGCAGCGCCCGCCGCAGCTCCCAGCGCATCCGTGAACTCCAGAGCCTTGTGGCGCTCCTGCGGCACGGCGGCCCTCGCCGCTGCGAAGAATGCGGCGAGGAGATTCCCCTTGTCCGCCTCATGGCAGCACCAGGGGCGACCCGCTGCTGCGAATGCCAGCAGAATATTGAAAACGACCTGCGCACAAATATGATCCAGATGAAGGCAACGCCGCTTCCTCAGGAAGTTTGCGCCGAATGCTGTTAGACTCCCGAATTTTACCATCGCCCGGACCGGCGCGCCGCAACGCGCAGAAAACGGAACCAGCCGGGCATGCGCCCATGCGCATGCCCAGCCCAAGCACAGGAGAATCCCCATGCCCGGCAATGCTGATATTTTACCCCTTGCACCTGGCCGCCCGCTGGTCAGAAGCGTCGGGCGGCTGGCCCGCGCCCTGGCCCGTCAGCTTTCGGGTTTTGCCCGGTTGGAAAAGATGGCCGACACACTGCCCCAGTGCGGCGACCCTCAAACCTTTGCCACCGCCTGCCTCACCGCACTGGATGTGCGTACAGAATGCCTGCGCGGCGATCTGGAGCGCATCCCTGCCCGAGGGCCGGTGGTGCTTTTTGCCAACCATCCCTCCGGCGCGCTTGAAGGGTTGATGCTTGCAGCCCTCTGCGGCAAGGCACGTCCCGATCTCAAAATTCTTGCCAGCGATGCCTTGCTGCGCATTCCCCAACTGGCGCAGCTTGCCCCCATGCTGCTGCCCCTGAATCTTTCTGGCGGCGCAGCCGCCAACGCCGCGGTGCTACGCACCGCCATGACCCACCTGCGATCGGGCGGAGCACTGGGTATTTTCCCTTCTGGGAGCGTGGCCCGCTGGCAATTGGGACGCGGCATTGCGGAACAGCCCTGGTCACGCCTGCTCAGCAGGCTTGGCGGTCGCAATGCCGACATCCCTGGCCTGAATTTTGTTCCCCTGCATATGGGCGTACGGCAAAATCCTCTGTTTATCGCCGCAACGGCACTGAAAGAAAATGTGGGCGAAATCCTGCTGCCCCACACCCTGTTCAAACAGCGGGGAAGCACGGCCCGCATGATCGTGGGCGAGGCCATCCCCGCAGAAATTCTGACCGGGCTGAACCACGAGCAACGCACTCACTGTCTGGGGCTTTGCCGCTCTGCCCTAGGTTCTGAACACGGCGCTGCCGGGCATGCAGCCAATTGTCAGCCTCTGGCCCCTGCCGCTGCCAAGATGGATATAATGGTCAGCCTTGCCGCCCTGCCGGAAAACCGCATGCTGGCCCGCGAAGGCCGCTACTGCGTCTATCTGCTTGAGGGCAACGAATCGCCCCTGCTGCTGGACGAACTGAGCAGAAGGCGCGAAGAGGCCTTCCGCGCGCTGGGTGAAGGATCGGGACAGGCGCGGGATACAGACCGCTACGACCCCCAGTATTCACACCTGTTGCTCATGGACGAAGAAGGCAAAAACATTGCAGGTTCATACCGGGCACGCGTGGTGCAACCAGAAGGAACCTGGCAGTATGACAAAAAACGCCTCTACACTGCCTCGCTCTTTGAGTACGATCCGGAATTTTTCCGCCAGTGCGGCAACGCGCTGGAACTGGGACGCGCCTTTGTCTGCCCCGAATACCAGCGCGATTACACTCCCCTGCTTCTGCTGTGGAAGGGCATTGGGCAAATGGCCCTGCGCAATGACGTGCGTACTCTTTTTGGCCCTGCCAGCATTGGCCTCAACTATCGCCCGCAATCGGTAGACCTGCTCTGGCGGCACCTGCGCCTGCGCCACTGGGATACGCCTCTGGCAAGTCTGGTGCGCGGCAAACAGCCTCGCAAACTGCGCGAAGAACTGCCCTTTGCCCAGCACCTTGATTACAAGTCCGTCAACGCGCTGGTGCGCCAGATGGAAGGCGGGCGCACCCTGCCCATACTTTTTAAGCACTACCTGCAACTGGGCGGGCGGATTGCCGCCTTTCACGAAGACAGATCCTTTGGCACCCTTGATGCCCTGCTGGTGGTGGATCTGCTCAACGCACCCGACAAACAGTTGCGCCGCTATGTGGGTGAAGAAGGCATGCGCAGGCTGCGCGAAGGCAGCTGGCCCGCATAGGACAGACGAGCATCAGGTATTTATGAGGGAAGGCCCTTTCGCCGTCCTGCCCTGAAATTTTATCCCAGCTTCAAACGATGGCAGTAAACCCCAGTGAAACGGGCCAACAACAGATAGTAGTCTGACGCGCTACCTGCGCACAGGGGCCATCACGCATGCCCGGCGTGACGGCCTCTTTTTTGTAGGGTTCTGCGCACAAGCAAAAAGCCCCTTTCGGGGCTTCTTTGCTTGCACAAAACATCTTTGATTTTATGACTACCGCTTTTTCGCGGGTTCCTTGTCCTCAGGTTTGAGGTAGGGCAAATAGGTGGGGTCAGTGCCCATGATGTGCTGTACCAGCCAATCCTTGAGGAAGGTCAGCAGATCCATGCTCACGGTGGCGGTGCCCATGCGCAACTGCCCTTCCACCTCATCCAGCTTGGCAACAAACTTCTTATGGATCTTCATGTGTTCCGCTGCGGCCTTGTAGGCGGGAACATTGAACAGCCTTTCTTCATCGCCAAAGTGGGTGGCCGTGTAGTCGCGCAGTTTCTTGAGCACCGTGATCATTTCAGACACGGGCTTGTTATGCGTCATGGCCTGATGCAGTTCGTTGATATACTCCACCAGCAGCTTGTGTTCCCTGTCCACCAGGGGCACGTGCAGTTCGAGTTTGGGCGTCCACTCCACAAACTTGTCGGAGAGGGCCTGATCAAAGTCGCCTGAAACAAGCGCGTTGACGATCATATCCAGCTCTTCCATGCCGCTCTGGAACGTCAGCAGCGAAGCCGTAAACATCTCCATGTTTTTGGAGGTGCTTTCCGCCACGCAACGCACTTCTTCCAGCGCGCCGCTGGTTCCGGAGCTCTGCTCGGACTGCTCAGCGGCGCCGGCAGCGATGCTGGCAAGGTGCCCGGCTGTATCCGCCATGCTTTGCAGAATAGCACGCATCACATCACCGGCGTTGTTGGCCTTGTCTGCCGCGTCCACGCTCAGTTGGGCGGCCTTGTCCACAGTCAGCACGTTGCGCCGAGTTTCATCCTGAATGGCCTTTACGGCCTCTTCGACTTCCTTGGTGGCGCCCATGGTTTTTTCAGCCAGCTTGCGCACCTCGTCGGCCACCACGGCAAATCCGCGCCCGGCCTCGCCTGCGCGCGCGGCTTCGATGGCGGCGTTGAGGGCCAGCAGATTGGTCTGATCTGCCACTTCGTTGATGACGCTCATGACCTGACCGATATTGCTGGCTTTTTCGCCCAGCCCCGCCATGGCTTCCTTGAGCTGCACGATGGTGTCGCGCACACTGTCAATGGAGCCAACTGCACCTTCCACTTCCTGCTCGCCCGTGGCGGCGCTGGCGCTTGAATTCTGGGCGCTCTCCGAGAGTTCACGCACACGCAGGGAGGCCTGACTGGCAGAATCGGCCACGCGCCCCATAGCCGCGCCTGTTTCCTCAAGCCTGTCGCGCTGCACGGCAACGCCGCCGTTCACGTCCGTAATGAGGCTGGCAAGCCTGCGCATGTCGCCAGAAAGTCTGGTGCACACCGCATGGGCCTTGTGCAGGGCGATAACACCTTTTTCGCGCCGCCCACGCAAGGTTACGACAAGTTCCTCAGATTCCTTGAGCTGCTTGGCAAGTTCGCTGTTCTGCGCCTGCAAGGATTCCACAACCTGAGCGTCCGCCTTGGTTTTCAGCGTTTCACGCAGGCTTTCAATGCACTGCATGGCCCGCTGTTCCACATCGCCATCAGCAGATGGCGATGTGGCCTGAGCGTCCAGATACTGCGCCAGACGGGCAGCACGGGAACGCCCGCTCAGCCAGAGCCAGATGTTTGCACCGGCGCAGACAAAAATAATGCCGACCACCAGCCAGCTTATTCCCTGTATACCGCCCAAAACGGCCAAACCGCCTAAAGCGGCAATGATTACTACCTGAAGCGCAATGCCCATATATGCCTACCTTAGTTTATCTTGCTTATCGGCTTTTTTCTAACTACCCTTACCCCTAATAGTTGTAAATCGCAGATATCATGAACAGGAGGATATTCATGGAACGATTTGATTGCAGAGGGCTGGCCTGCCCCCAGCCCGTCATGCGCACCCGCGATGCTCTGGCAGCAGGAGCAAATGCCCTTGAAGTGCTGGTAGACAACGAGCCTGCTCGGGAAAACGTGCGGCGTTTTCTGGAAGGCCGCGGCTTTACTGTTGCCGCCAGCCAGGAAGGCCCCGACTGCTGGCGCATCACGGCAAGTGCTGTGGAATCTGCGGCATCCGCCCCGCAGCAGGCCGAGGAAGCATCCCGCCCCCTGGGTGAAACCAACCGGACGCTGGTGCTCATCACCACTGAGACCATTGGCCGTGGCGACGACGGGCTGGGTGCAAAACTCATGGGCAATTTTGTGGCTACTCTGCCAGAACTTGGACCTCGCCTGTGGCGCATTGTGCTGATCAACGGCGGCGTCAAACTGGCATCCCAGCCTGGCCCTGCGCTGGATGCCCTGAAAAAAATGGCAGCCGATGGCGTTTCTGTGCTTGTGTGCGGCACCTGCCTTGCGCACTTTGGCCTGCTGGAGGCCAAGGAAGTTGGCGACACCTCAAACATGCTTGATATTGTCACCAGCCTTGATCTGGCGGACAAAGTCATCCGTCCCTGAGCCACCGCTCCTCGGGCATGGGCTGCCTTAACACGCAAAAAGCGGCATGGATTCCATGCCGCTTTTTTTGTTATGGAGCAAAGCCACGCAGTTTTTCATTTCATATTGCTGTCAGATACGTAGAGCTGAAACACGGCACACGGAGCGGGGCGGGGCGTAAACCACAACGCAAAAGCAAGAAAAACGGCGCGGAAAGCCCGCGCCGTTTTTCATACCGCAATGTCTGCCAAAGACCTGTCCCACCGGGGGGCATCAGGCAAACGGCCTACATTCTGGAGGACACTGTGTTACAGGGCCGCCTTGTAGATAGCCGCCACAGCCGCATCCGTCATGGAGCGGGGGTTGGTAAGACCGCAGGCGTCTTTCTGGGCGTTGGCGGTCATGGTGGGGATATCGGCTTCGCGTACTTCCTTGCCGTACTTTTTGCCAAGGGCGACCAGGCCATCAGGGATGCCCACGTCCTTAGACAGGATGTTGATGGCGGTGATGGCTTTGCGCGAGGCTTCGTCAGAGCTGATGCCCTGGGTGAGTTCACCCAGCAGCTGGGCAATACGGCCAAAGCGGCGACGGCTGGAGATACGGTTGTATTCACACACATGGGGCAGCAGGATGGCGTTGCATTCACCATGGGGCAGATCATAGAAGCCGCCCAGCTGGTGAGCCATGGCGTGCACGTGACCGAGGCTGGCGTTGTTGAAGGCCATGCCAGCCAGATACTGGGCATAGCACATGCCTTCGCGGGCTTCCTTGTCCCGGCCGTTGGCAACGGCGCGGCGCAGGTAGCGGTTGATGTATTCCATGGCCTTTTCAGCGCAGGCATCAGTCATGGGCGTGGCGGCGGTGGAAACGTAGGCTTCCACTGCGTGGGTCAGGGCGTCCATGCCGGTGGCCGCGGTCAGGGCCGGGGGCATGCCCATCATCAGGACGGGATCGTCAATGGCCACGCTGGGGGTACAGCGCCAGTCAACAATGGCCATTTTCACCTTACGCGAGG
Protein-coding regions in this window:
- the ilvN gene encoding acetolactate synthase small subunit, with protein sequence MQRHVLSVLVENEPGVLSRVAGLFSGRGFNIHSLNVAPALEEGVSHMTITTDGDSLILEQIMKQLHKIVSVIKVVDFADIPAVAREMIFVKVQAEGPMRGEILRTVEIFRCKVVDVSPNEMTIEATGDQNKLDAIISLLQRFGIKELARTGAVAMRRSKKTD
- the ilvB gene encoding biosynthetic-type acetolactate synthase large subunit — encoded protein: MECTGAQILLESMKREGVDVLFGYPGGAVIDIYDELPRHPELRHVLVRHEQGAVHAADGYARASGKTGVCLVTSGPGATNTVTGIATAYSDSIPLVVFTGQVPTQLIGNDAFQEVDIVGITRPCTKHNFLVKDITKLALTIRQAFYLARSGRPGPVLVDLPKDVMQKRAEFVWPEDVYMRSYNPTYKPNLNQLRRSVEELAKAERPVILAGGGVILSNGAEALTSLARKLNIPVTCTLMGLGAFPATDPLWLGMVGMHGTYAANLAINNCDVLMCVGARFDDRVTGRLAAFAPKARIVHIDIDPTSIRKNVEVHVPVVGDCRLALEGIAEICEAKLENKDWAGEHAAWIAAVAEWKASKPLCYQENGNIKPQSVIEALYDITGGDAIIATEVGQHQMWVAQFYSFTKPRTLLTSGGLGTMGYGFPASVGAQFAFPDKKVIAVAGDASLQMNIQELATVVANRLPIKVVILNNRYLGMVRQWQELFYNNNYSSTNMEAQPDFVKLAEAYGAEGYRIEKAEDMRAVLEKALASPNPAFIDVVVEREENVYPIVPAGAALDEMLLV
- a CDS encoding DUF465 domain-containing protein; protein product: MDQQELELLEKYAATDPELKSLWEDHVLYEKQVEKLEGKAFRSPTEEQTLKQLKKQKLEGKTQLMAVLDRLKKQG
- a CDS encoding YggT family protein; translated protein: MIVVANTMSAIALVLGSLLSLYFWIVIIAAVLTWVRPDPYNPIVRTLRTLTEPVFYRVRKWLPFTYSSGMDFSPVVVLLAIELFNRIVIASLAQYAMTLH
- a CDS encoding HAD family hydrolase codes for the protein MSSQQAQQLTAQGLFPHGIAGVIFDCDGVMIDSREANNIFYNRVLAWFGLPPMTIEQENYCFMATSRQALLHIVPPSLHGQIDHVIRHEVIYQRDIVPMLRLQPGFMDFIGNLRSRGVRMAVHTNRKLDGIQTVLDIFSLPSYFNPVVAADTAAPKPSPEGTRHICAAWQCPPQQVLFVGDSEHDKEAAGGAGVIFAAFNGGPLRGEITVADYPGLHNALAAVLPPVSGL
- the pdxS gene encoding pyridoxal 5'-phosphate synthase lyase subunit PdxS: MEQGTIRLKTGLAEMLKGGVIMDVTTPEQAKIAEAAGACAVMALERVPADIRAAGGVARMADPTIVKRIMEVVSIPVMAKARIGHFVEARILEALGADYIDESEVLTPADDKYHIDKRDFTVPFVCGCRNLGEALRRIAEGAAMIRTKGEPGTGNVVEAVRHCRQVMDDVRKLCSLPEAEVANYAKEIGAPLEVCYAVRKEGRLPVVNFAAGGIATPADAAMMMHLGCDGVFVGSGIFKSGDPAKRAKAIVQAVTNYNDFAMLAEISRDLGEPMVGIEISTIPSAQRMQERGW
- the pdxT gene encoding pyridoxal 5'-phosphate synthase glutaminase subunit PdxT — encoded protein: MSQLCVGVLALQGAFREHVAAVASLGAMAREVRQLKDIEGIDALIIPGGESTTIGKLLNEWNMLEPLRQRILDGMPVYGSCAGLILLCRDIENSDQPRLGVLDATVRRNAFGRQVDSFETNLSIPEIGAPPLPAVFIRAPVITGVGAGVKVLAEVDGQAVAVRQNNILATSFHPELTPDTRMHSYFLSFCGK
- a CDS encoding TraR/DksA C4-type zinc finger protein, with the protein product MDNLHTLQRLQGELNEEMHRLTLLRDVFQAQHCADELDAASHLEAAHIAHCSARRSSQRIRELQSLVALLRHGGPRRCEECGEEIPLVRLMAAPGATRCCECQQNIENDLRTNMIQMKATPLPQEVCAECC
- a CDS encoding lysophospholipid acyltransferase family protein, with product MPGNADILPLAPGRPLVRSVGRLARALARQLSGFARLEKMADTLPQCGDPQTFATACLTALDVRTECLRGDLERIPARGPVVLFANHPSGALEGLMLAALCGKARPDLKILASDALLRIPQLAQLAPMLLPLNLSGGAAANAAVLRTAMTHLRSGGALGIFPSGSVARWQLGRGIAEQPWSRLLSRLGGRNADIPGLNFVPLHMGVRQNPLFIAATALKENVGEILLPHTLFKQRGSTARMIVGEAIPAEILTGLNHEQRTHCLGLCRSALGSEHGAAGHAANCQPLAPAAAKMDIMVSLAALPENRMLAREGRYCVYLLEGNESPLLLDELSRRREEAFRALGEGSGQARDTDRYDPQYSHLLLMDEEGKNIAGSYRARVVQPEGTWQYDKKRLYTASLFEYDPEFFRQCGNALELGRAFVCPEYQRDYTPLLLLWKGIGQMALRNDVRTLFGPASIGLNYRPQSVDLLWRHLRLRHWDTPLASLVRGKQPRKLREELPFAQHLDYKSVNALVRQMEGGRTLPILFKHYLQLGGRIAAFHEDRSFGTLDALLVVDLLNAPDKQLRRYVGEEGMRRLREGSWPA